The genomic stretch GGCGGTACTTTTTAACATCACTGGATAACCAATGTTTTCAGCCTGCACTTTAGCTTCATCAACACCAGACAATAAGCCAGTACCTGGCAGCAAAGGAACGCCGTTTTGTTCTGCCAATGCGCGCGCGGTATGCTTTAAACCAAAGTCGCGCATTTGTTGTGGACTCGGGCCGATAAATGCAATGCCTAATGCTTCGCAGCGCTCTGCAAAACTAGCGTTTTCTGATAAAAATCCATAGCCAGGATGTATGCCTTGCGCGCCAGTTTTTTGAGCGATTTCTAAAATCTTGTCGGCATTCAAATAGCTGTCAGCAGCAGGTGCCGGGCCTACACAATAAGCCTCATCCGCGTCTAACACATGACGTGCATTTGCATCTGCTTCAGAATAAATCGCCACCGACTGAATGCCCATTTTTTTGAGGGTGCGAATCACACGGCAGGCGATTTCGCCTCGGTTTGCAATTAAAACCTTAGTAAACATATTGAACCCCCTCGGCTAAATCGCCTGCTTTGTCTTCGACATACAGGCAATTTGGCTTAGCCGCTGCGCCAGCTTTTGCTGGCTGGTCGCCTCGATTTGCAATCAGAACTTTAGTTAGCATTTTTTAACTCTCAAGCTGCGAGTCGTCTCGGTTATTAGATTGATCAACAGGTCGTCCTGCTGACTAGTTTGAATTCCAGATGAGCAATTGCACTGGCGTTGGGTTATATCCATTACACGGATTATTGAGCTGCGGACAGTTAGAAATAAGCACCAAGATATCCATCTCCGCGCGCATTTCTACATATTTTCCTGGCCCTGAAATACCATCAGCAAAAGTCAGTGCGCCATTTTCAGACACTGGGACATTCATAAAGAAATTAATATTGGCAGTAATGTCACGCTTACTCATGTCACGATCGTGTACACATGGGGAGTGTTGAATGGCATGCATAAAGCTATCACGGCAACTGTACATCGGCCGCTTAGCCAAGTCATAACGCACGGTATTGCTTTCAGCAGAGCAAGCACCACCCAATGTGTCATGACGACCACAAGTATCGGCAATGATGGTCATCATTGCACGCCCTTCATTGGAGTAAAGCACAGAGCCTGTAGACAAATAGACCTTTCCTTGTCTTTGCACAGTATCTGAGGTGCTGTAACGCTCTTCAGGATTGTCTGCGTTGTAAAACAGCGTATCGACCGCTTGATTGCCCTCCAAATCTAAAATTCGAAAAATCTGACCCTTTTTCACAATCCCCGACCAAGGGTCGCCTGCTTTACAAGTCTCATTCACAACGGCCAAATCTGGATTTAATTTACTTTCAACTAGCGCTGACATGATGGTTCCTTAGTTCGCGTAATAACGAGTATTGTTAATAAAGCCACGTTGGTTTTGTTCGCAGTGCTGACGACAAACATCATCTTCTGCAGCAATCCCCGCATGCCAAGCGGTGAGCAATACATCCGCTGGCGCATATTTGTTTGCAGGATCTAAAG from Candidatus Methylopumilus turicensis encodes the following:
- a CDS encoding urea amidolyase associated protein UAAP2, with amino-acid sequence MSALVESKLNPDLAVVNETCKAGDPWSGIVKKGQIFRILDLEGNQAVDTLFYNADNPEERYSTSDTVQRQGKVYLSTGSVLYSNEGRAMMTIIADTCGRHDTLGGACSAESNTVRYDLAKRPMYSCRDSFMHAIQHSPCVHDRDMSKRDITANINFFMNVPVSENGALTFADGISGPGKYVEMRAEMDILVLISNCPQLNNPCNGYNPTPVQLLIWNSN